One Alteromonas sp. KC3 DNA segment encodes these proteins:
- a CDS encoding DUF6435 family protein, with protein sequence MFGLFKSNPTKKLRKQYDALLEKAMHAQRNGDIKTYSMLTAQSEELWKEIERLENPK encoded by the coding sequence ATGTTTGGCCTTTTTAAATCAAACCCTACCAAAAAACTGCGCAAGCAATACGATGCTTTGCTTGAAAAAGCGATGCACGCTCAGCGCAACGGCGATATAAAAACCTATTCAATGCTAACTGCCCAATCGGAAGAACTTTGGAAAGAAATTGAGCGTTTAGAAAACCCTAAATAG
- a CDS encoding sigma-70 family RNA polymerase sigma factor has product MPIETAIHNAYMSARGSMAKMLSRLVPPKEVDDILQDTYVRLCQAKSTEHIKEPKSFLFKTAKNLAYDHLKRADTRMVDDSVEVAQALESAISGIDDETFNNNATQQEFKLFCDAVRALPKQCRRAFVLKKVYGYSLKEIAQELEISEKTVEKHIAEGIKRCTLFMRRQGSESSPQSRPSAYIRSGHSNSERVKRDAHD; this is encoded by the coding sequence ATGCCCATAGAAACAGCCATACATAATGCCTATATGTCGGCCCGTGGTTCGATGGCTAAAATGCTATCGCGACTTGTGCCGCCAAAAGAAGTGGATGATATTCTCCAGGATACCTACGTGCGTTTATGTCAGGCGAAATCGACAGAGCATATTAAAGAGCCCAAATCATTTTTGTTTAAAACAGCAAAAAATTTGGCATACGACCATTTAAAACGCGCCGATACGCGTATGGTCGACGACAGTGTTGAAGTGGCACAAGCGCTTGAAAGCGCGATAAGTGGTATTGACGATGAAACATTCAACAACAATGCTACACAACAAGAATTTAAGCTATTTTGTGATGCAGTGCGCGCGCTCCCAAAACAATGTAGGCGCGCATTTGTATTAAAGAAAGTGTATGGCTACTCTCTTAAAGAGATTGCCCAAGAGTTAGAGATAAGCGAAAAGACCGTGGAAAAACATATTGCCGAAGGTATAAAACGATGCACCTTGTTTATGCGCCGGCAAGGTAGCGAAAGCAGTCCGCAATCACGGCCAAGCGCTTATATACGTAGTGGGCATTCAAACAGTGAGCGGGTAAAGAGAGACGCACATGACTAA
- a CDS encoding TonB-dependent receptor yields MPLGIRHRSTLALLPFTPRTVSLAVSLVVGGLCLPVCAQSVLPHEQSDTQYLRQSTDQSADKSTDKSTNATEHPAVHKVIAFSIPAQSADEALIAFASQAGLTVVFPYNEVRHTFANEVSGNYTPQEAVAMLLANTHLQANIVDKSRIKIESTRNKSRDEHVISRLFSSLTAQDESLVTVPDDKGNYRIEFIEVRGLRAKVAQSVGIKRNASVIMDTIGAVDMGKFPDQNLAEALQRVSGVSIDRAEGEGQLVTVRGFGPEFNRVLLNGRPMASDKLGREFSFDTLASEIVSSVTVYKQNQAAMQSGGIGSTIDIQTAKPLSFKGMRAAGSIKMQYDTNSKAYTPSTTALFSNTYLNNTLGVLASFNQYQREARLDEAQIDGWLVNTNIPADELSASTNTLYVPRNYDQRVRFDERTRTGGTLVVQYRPNSTFELSADYLGSTFDVETSATSMGHWFTSSNLEDVTLDPNGTAVAFSQNSGHATDFHARTFNRSSSLHSYGVDANWIVAPNIIMDADVSYSSASVNDNNGEGNALSLIGYLNRSSFDHTRNTVLPAIFGFEAANPAQVNALGEPVGVGPYLDAANGRAHVMLRRGWSIDDDIGQAKVNISVLGEQQWFSKLDMGAAVTQREKANERRDNEADARHCTFCGYFDSPDIPDNFQSVFDAGDDFLSTISGHEHIPNQWLRHDGDTLFRFLEQAGNVSLAPETRGSSFAVKETVYAAYAQAAIEKDFAPWFVDIHAGIRAEYTDVNVTGVDEQLSALVILDQTELGQEFGASVGIEEASNYSNFLPSFSVKANWLDQWVFRVAYSHSITRPTLEQMSPGVTYTTTRQGGDLRARIGNAQLKPFEAQNIDLAIEHYYQDNSYLSASYFRKTVDNFIVSQSNTLSFNGVTDPSTGSDTNAPDDQDELAQFSVISPNNGRSATVEGIEIAVQHLFGESGWGIQANASFVDSNAELDTANVQSTFALTGLSGAKNMVLFYERDALQWRLAWNHRDGFLQSLNQTQSTEPTFVSPYEQWDVSASYQLSPHLSVFFEGINITNETVHKRGRFSNHLLLVQDAGARYALGVNLIY; encoded by the coding sequence ATGCCTTTGGGAATACGCCACCGCTCAACGCTAGCTTTGCTGCCATTTACGCCGCGCACTGTGTCGCTAGCGGTAAGTTTGGTAGTTGGTGGGCTGTGCTTACCCGTATGTGCACAATCTGTTTTACCCCACGAGCAGTCTGATACCCAGTATTTACGCCAAAGTACTGACCAAAGCGCCGATAAAAGTACCGATAAAAGCACAAATGCCACAGAACACCCCGCAGTTCACAAGGTAATCGCCTTTTCTATTCCTGCCCAAAGTGCTGACGAGGCACTTATTGCGTTTGCTAGTCAAGCCGGGCTAACAGTTGTCTTTCCTTACAACGAAGTACGCCATACTTTTGCAAATGAAGTGAGTGGTAACTATACACCGCAAGAAGCAGTAGCAATGCTTTTGGCAAATACGCACTTACAAGCGAATATTGTTGATAAGAGTCGTATAAAAATTGAATCTACACGTAATAAGTCGCGCGATGAGCATGTTATTTCGCGACTATTTAGTTCACTCACAGCGCAAGATGAAAGCTTAGTCACCGTACCTGATGATAAGGGCAATTACCGCATTGAGTTTATCGAAGTAAGAGGGCTTCGTGCGAAGGTTGCGCAATCGGTTGGTATTAAACGAAATGCCAGTGTCATTATGGACACGATTGGTGCCGTTGATATGGGCAAGTTCCCCGACCAAAACCTTGCTGAAGCGCTACAGCGAGTATCGGGCGTTTCTATCGACCGCGCTGAGGGTGAAGGTCAGTTGGTCACGGTACGCGGTTTTGGGCCAGAGTTTAATCGTGTATTACTTAATGGCAGGCCTATGGCCAGTGACAAGCTGGGCCGCGAGTTTAGTTTTGACACCCTAGCCTCTGAAATTGTAAGTAGCGTTACCGTGTACAAACAAAATCAGGCAGCAATGCAGTCGGGTGGTATAGGCTCTACCATTGATATACAAACTGCCAAGCCGTTGTCTTTTAAGGGGATGCGCGCTGCCGGTAGTATAAAAATGCAGTACGACACCAATTCCAAGGCCTATACGCCTTCAACAACAGCGTTGTTTAGTAATACCTACTTAAACAATACGCTTGGCGTATTAGCGTCGTTCAATCAATACCAACGAGAAGCACGTCTTGATGAGGCGCAAATTGACGGGTGGTTGGTAAATACTAATATTCCAGCTGATGAACTATCAGCAAGCACAAACACGCTTTACGTGCCAAGAAATTATGATCAACGAGTGAGGTTTGACGAGCGTACACGAACAGGTGGTACGCTGGTTGTTCAATATCGCCCAAACAGTACGTTTGAATTGTCAGCGGATTACTTAGGGTCAACGTTCGATGTAGAAACATCGGCAACCTCTATGGGCCATTGGTTTACTTCAAGCAATTTAGAGGACGTGACATTAGACCCTAATGGTACGGCCGTAGCGTTTTCTCAAAATAGCGGCCATGCCACCGATTTTCATGCTAGAACCTTCAACCGCTCTTCGTCACTGCATAGTTATGGCGTAGATGCTAACTGGATTGTTGCGCCCAATATTATTATGGATGCGGATGTTTCATACTCATCTGCATCAGTGAATGACAACAATGGCGAAGGTAATGCACTTTCACTTATTGGATATTTAAATCGCTCTTCGTTCGATCACACACGAAACACGGTGCTACCCGCAATTTTTGGTTTTGAAGCCGCCAATCCAGCGCAAGTTAATGCGCTCGGAGAGCCCGTAGGCGTGGGACCTTATCTTGATGCCGCTAATGGTCGCGCACATGTTATGTTGAGACGAGGGTGGAGCATCGATGATGACATTGGCCAAGCAAAGGTCAATATCAGTGTGCTAGGTGAGCAGCAGTGGTTTAGTAAACTTGATATGGGCGCGGCGGTAACGCAGCGAGAAAAAGCTAACGAACGACGAGATAATGAAGCGGATGCCAGACACTGCACTTTTTGTGGGTATTTCGACTCCCCTGATATTCCCGACAATTTTCAATCGGTATTCGACGCGGGTGATGATTTCTTAAGTACCATTAGTGGACACGAGCATATACCTAATCAGTGGTTGCGCCACGACGGCGATACGTTATTTCGCTTTTTGGAACAAGCAGGCAATGTGAGTTTAGCGCCAGAAACGCGGGGCAGTTCATTTGCAGTAAAAGAAACTGTGTATGCTGCCTATGCACAAGCCGCTATAGAGAAAGATTTCGCGCCGTGGTTTGTTGATATACATGCTGGCATTCGCGCTGAATATACTGATGTAAATGTGACTGGTGTCGATGAGCAACTTTCGGCATTAGTGATACTTGATCAAACCGAGCTGGGGCAAGAATTTGGTGCCTCTGTCGGCATTGAAGAAGCATCTAACTACAGTAATTTCCTTCCTAGTTTCAGTGTTAAAGCGAATTGGCTTGATCAGTGGGTATTTCGCGTTGCCTATAGTCACAGTATTACTCGACCAACACTAGAACAGATGTCGCCAGGCGTTACTTATACCACTACCCGCCAAGGCGGCGATTTACGTGCTCGCATTGGTAACGCGCAATTGAAACCTTTCGAAGCCCAAAACATCGACTTGGCTATTGAGCACTATTATCAAGACAACAGCTATTTGTCGGCGAGTTATTTTCGAAAAACCGTAGATAATTTTATTGTTAGCCAAAGCAATACGCTTTCGTTTAATGGTGTCACCGACCCAAGTACCGGAAGCGATACCAACGCGCCAGATGATCAAGATGAATTAGCGCAGTTTTCAGTAATATCGCCTAACAATGGACGCTCGGCCACCGTTGAAGGCATTGAAATAGCCGTGCAACATTTGTTTGGTGAGTCAGGTTGGGGTATTCAAGCTAACGCCAGTTTTGTAGATAGTAACGCCGAGCTAGATACCGCCAACGTGCAGTCTACCTTTGCTCTTACTGGCTTGTCAGGGGCGAAAAATATGGTGCTGTTCTACGAGAGAGATGCATTGCAGTGGCGATTGGCGTGGAACCACCGCGACGGTTTCTTGCAATCATTAAACCAAACTCAAAGCACTGAACCCACCTTTGTTAGTCCTTATGAACAGTGGGATGTGAGTGCGTCTTACCAGTTAAGCCCGCATTTATCGGTATTTTTTGAAGGCATTAATATCACTAATGAAACTGTGCATAAGCGCGGTCGTTTTAGTAATCACCTGCTGTTAGTGCAAGATGCCGGCGCTCGTTATGCGTTGGGTGTTAATCTTATTTACTAA
- a CDS encoding HAAS signaling domain-containing protein: protein MSERKKVRQYLDNLNRYLSPLSDYEAQEVVREIESHIYDTIDDIEIRGEIADVEVILDRLGAPRELAQQYVGHIQHGTPPPTGFAAIPLVKKGLSRTVSVSLMCFGYFCGIALIALAFANLLIPNGIGVWSEADGNSIVIGMLENPMLAQENNEVIRGFWLSPVALIAGYLILMMTHKVLQFIRQFSSEAHHD, encoded by the coding sequence ATGAGTGAAAGAAAAAAGGTAAGACAGTATCTGGATAACCTCAATCGCTACTTGAGCCCATTAAGTGATTATGAAGCTCAGGAAGTGGTTAGAGAAATAGAATCTCATATTTACGATACCATTGATGATATTGAAATACGGGGAGAAATTGCTGACGTTGAGGTTATCTTAGACCGTCTGGGCGCCCCAAGAGAATTAGCACAGCAGTATGTTGGACACATTCAGCATGGTACACCACCGCCAACAGGCTTTGCCGCCATCCCGCTCGTTAAAAAGGGGCTTTCGCGCACAGTAAGCGTGAGCCTTATGTGTTTTGGGTATTTTTGTGGCATCGCGCTAATCGCTTTAGCATTTGCCAATTTACTCATTCCCAATGGCATTGGTGTTTGGAGTGAAGCTGATGGCAACTCAATCGTTATCGGCATGCTAGAAAACCCTATGCTCGCACAAGAAAACAACGAGGTAATACGCGGCTTTTGGCTATCACCTGTAGCGCTAATTGCTGGTTATCTTATCCTCATGATGACACACAAAGTGCTTCAGTTTATTCGCCAATTTTCATCTGAGGCCCATCATGATTAA
- a CDS encoding PadR family transcriptional regulator has translation MTETNDANAKWDAQLRKGTLELAVLGALQHEAKYGLALLNYFRTFDTMQITEGTLYPLLDRLKREGVLTASWQQEGEQRPRKFYALTELGHQKLNELSARWQRSVEDLQQLLDAPLKKKESDNE, from the coding sequence ATGACGGAAACAAACGACGCCAATGCAAAATGGGATGCGCAGTTGCGAAAGGGCACGCTTGAACTTGCGGTACTCGGTGCCTTGCAGCACGAAGCCAAGTATGGCCTGGCACTTCTTAATTACTTTCGCACTTTCGACACAATGCAGATCACCGAAGGCACACTGTATCCATTGTTGGACAGATTGAAGCGAGAAGGTGTGCTAACCGCCTCATGGCAGCAAGAGGGCGAGCAACGCCCCAGAAAGTTCTATGCACTTACCGAATTAGGGCATCAAAAACTCAACGAACTCAGTGCGCGCTGGCAGCGTTCAGTTGAAGATTTACAGCAGCTTTTGGATGCACCATTAAAAAAGAAGGAATCTGACAATGAGTGA
- the ppiC gene encoding peptidylprolyl isomerase PpiC, translated as MATASAVHILVKTEKEALSILEQLKKGKDFATLAKRHSTCPSGKRGGDLGEFRRGQMVKAFDDVVFKKEVLKVHGPVKTRFGYHLIKTLYRSK; from the coding sequence ATGGCCACAGCATCTGCCGTTCACATCTTGGTTAAAACCGAAAAAGAAGCCTTGTCTATTCTTGAGCAGTTAAAGAAAGGAAAAGATTTTGCGACGCTTGCAAAACGCCACTCTACCTGTCCTTCTGGCAAGCGCGGCGGCGATTTGGGAGAGTTTCGTCGTGGTCAGATGGTGAAAGCTTTTGACGATGTGGTGTTTAAGAAAGAAGTACTTAAGGTACATGGTCCTGTGAAAACGCGTTTTGGTTATCACCTTATAAAAACCCTTTATCGCAGCAAGTAA
- a CDS encoding diguanylate cyclase domain-containing protein, which produces MALIFTASNTVYFFNKQYTLSSQFHSLKLLAQEITYHDEVLSMSALAAALDDDNKWRDRYLKYEASLDKSLQKASELDPRIARFFEDTAQANNQLIALEKRAFELAAQNQRAQAVQLLKSDQYQAYKMAFSEGLTNAIDEVLKRTQFDINKSQEQRGFYLILSMVISFLFVLVLWYFLIRYVRLTEKAIEGVAKEDELSGLLNRREFNRVMKYEINRAHREKSLLMLIILDLDEFKRYNDKYGHPEGDAVIERVGKLLTRLSRRANEYAFRTGGEEFAFVATCDNRENGLKFCQSLCEQVAQLNIEHISNPPHKIVTASCGIAFAKPEEALLTITELYSHADKALYQAKHAGKNQYAEYNHSTVSQSEQQYS; this is translated from the coding sequence GTGGCACTTATTTTTACGGCCTCCAATACCGTGTACTTTTTCAATAAACAGTACACATTAAGCTCGCAGTTTCATTCGCTCAAATTGCTGGCTCAGGAAATTACCTATCACGATGAAGTGCTGTCTATGTCAGCACTGGCTGCCGCCTTAGATGACGATAACAAATGGCGTGACCGATACCTTAAGTACGAAGCCTCGCTAGATAAATCCCTTCAAAAGGCATCAGAGTTAGACCCTAGAATTGCACGCTTCTTTGAAGATACCGCACAGGCTAATAATCAATTGATTGCCCTTGAAAAACGCGCTTTTGAGTTAGCAGCCCAAAATCAACGCGCCCAAGCCGTACAACTATTGAAAAGTGATCAATATCAAGCTTATAAAATGGCATTTAGTGAAGGACTAACCAATGCCATAGATGAAGTACTTAAACGCACACAGTTCGACATAAATAAAAGCCAAGAGCAGCGTGGTTTCTATTTGATCCTTTCGATGGTTATCTCTTTTTTGTTTGTCCTTGTACTGTGGTATTTCCTTATTCGCTACGTGCGGCTTACTGAAAAGGCAATTGAAGGGGTTGCGAAAGAAGATGAACTCTCGGGGCTGTTAAATCGTCGCGAATTTAATCGGGTAATGAAATACGAGATTAATCGCGCTCATCGCGAGAAGAGTCTGTTAATGCTCATCATTTTAGATTTAGATGAGTTCAAACGATATAATGATAAATATGGGCATCCTGAAGGGGATGCCGTAATAGAACGAGTAGGAAAGCTATTAACTCGTCTCAGTAGAAGGGCAAATGAATACGCGTTTCGCACTGGCGGAGAAGAATTTGCGTTCGTGGCGACATGCGATAACCGCGAAAACGGACTCAAATTCTGCCAATCACTGTGTGAGCAAGTTGCCCAACTGAACATTGAGCATATCAGCAACCCGCCTCATAAAATAGTGACGGCTTCATGTGGAATTGCATTTGCAAAGCCAGAAGAAGCGCTATTAACGATAACTGAATTGTACTCTCATGCCGACAAAGCACTCTATCAGGCAAAACATGCAGGCAAGAATCAATATGCAGAGTATAACCACAGTACTGTCTCGCAATCAGAGCAACAATATTCTTAG
- a CDS encoding FecR family protein codes for MTNSPNQSPDNVVPLKSDERVLDEASMWLVKLESGLDAEQTNALKAWLAIPLHRDTFLEMVALWDKMSVLNELADIVPHTPESSDKTVTHLTNLRWKRPIAIAASLLLVGVLSFQGFQFFSSQPQNNNTAQVARYSLQASTKPGEHKSISLEDGSTLWLNTNSQVNIAFTDTSRTIELLRGELHIEVAKDKQRPLNVLAAGKAIQAVGTAFNVQYHRGDLELVVTEGVVEVASYTLTQTDGNRLLAPVIKSTNNAMTLVQGQKSVLSLPNSTVEPISPQDIANDLSWREGKIVFRGETLINVIEEVSRYTDKTVVLGDTSLANLQVAGLFNTNDVDALIATLADNLQISTDYTDDTIVLRSRVQ; via the coding sequence ATGACTAATTCACCAAACCAGTCGCCAGACAACGTAGTACCTTTAAAAAGCGACGAGCGCGTGCTGGATGAAGCAAGCATGTGGTTGGTTAAGCTAGAAAGTGGACTCGACGCTGAACAAACGAACGCACTTAAAGCGTGGTTGGCTATTCCTTTGCATCGCGACACCTTTTTAGAAATGGTGGCACTATGGGACAAAATGTCGGTACTTAATGAGTTGGCGGATATCGTACCTCACACTCCTGAGTCTAGCGATAAGACCGTAACGCACTTGACTAATTTGCGCTGGAAGCGTCCGATAGCTATTGCTGCGTCCTTGCTGCTAGTGGGGGTGTTGAGCTTTCAAGGCTTTCAGTTTTTCTCATCACAACCGCAAAATAACAATACTGCGCAAGTAGCGCGCTATTCATTACAAGCATCGACTAAACCCGGTGAACACAAAAGCATTAGTTTAGAAGATGGCAGTACACTGTGGCTCAACACCAATTCGCAGGTCAATATTGCGTTTACTGATACGTCTCGCACAATAGAACTTCTGCGCGGTGAACTTCATATAGAAGTAGCCAAAGACAAACAGCGACCGCTTAATGTGCTGGCGGCAGGGAAAGCGATTCAAGCCGTTGGTACCGCATTTAATGTGCAATATCATCGCGGCGACCTAGAGCTTGTTGTCACTGAGGGTGTCGTAGAGGTAGCCAGCTATACGTTAACGCAAACCGACGGCAATAGGCTTTTGGCCCCAGTGATCAAATCCACAAACAATGCAATGACCTTGGTTCAAGGTCAAAAGTCAGTGCTCTCTTTACCAAATAGCACTGTGGAGCCTATTTCACCACAAGATATTGCCAATGACTTAAGTTGGCGTGAAGGCAAAATTGTATTTCGCGGTGAAACCCTCATAAATGTTATTGAAGAGGTTAGTCGCTACACTGACAAGACCGTAGTGCTTGGCGATACCTCGTTAGCCAATCTACAAGTTGCAGGCCTATTTAACACCAACGATGTTGATGCACTAATTGCGACGTTGGCAGACAATTTACAAATTTCGACAGACTATACTGACGATACCATTGTGCTTCGCTCGCGCGTGCAGTAA
- a CDS encoding TonB-dependent hemoglobin/transferrin/lactoferrin family receptor, protein MTFRLSLVSIALGCALSLPAVAQQTELAVTKAESEETLTTTVEAVLDTDALSKRSITNIEDTARYIPGVQVNDTGNRFGNDGFNIRGLEGDAVAVTIDGIGQGETLNPGSFAAYGMFGSSRGEVEVEHVKAITITKGPSAVAQGSGSLAGSVTYVTNDAADFLASTGDDTTFKLKTGFDARSDEWLVHGTVANRTNNLESLVQYTMRDSSETQAHSNGDAIEGAGRGQADPMDSQLDAVLIKLAYNYSDHQQFGLVYENTQRDTDGIPLSRESSTYFNFTSQDENNRERLGAFYSADNVQSALADSIDVRLNYQELYTAGVTNFLFASGPTDPILRSEDRNFTQEQVSLNVDIAKSINGDINHEIIYGLSYQQVDASAQMYDRRYAGATVSAGILDGYPIRDQSFVPESEKTVFTAYLADTVTLSDVLTVNAGLRYDTTEYTPTIDDTFSDPTGLSIEDADFSAVVGELGATYTFAPGHSLNARIAQGYQAPTLQDLYFGTNSGDEAVDIVTGNTFIDLDRIANGELEAQESMSYELTYVGNFENGNVSVSVFRTDYTNMIQDETFSNPYDAVLTQQVCSRFGCSVEVSSEDTFTQPQNTGEITVDGIEVSASYDFTANWRGQFAYTALNGEYDTASSFNDAGDDLETIAPDTATMALSYVSDNRDWGAELVAITSKGVDETSQTSFTSLNNGDGPAYYPSGYTVFDLMAFYDITDNLRFTTAIYNLTDKEYYRWEVMNNVRTGTGGFFSGVSDNGYQRFSEPGRSISAYVTYQF, encoded by the coding sequence ATGACTTTTAGACTCTCTTTAGTTTCTATTGCATTAGGCTGTGCGCTATCACTACCTGCTGTTGCACAACAAACTGAATTGGCGGTGACCAAAGCAGAAAGCGAAGAAACGCTTACCACCACAGTTGAGGCTGTGCTTGATACAGACGCCCTGTCAAAGCGTTCAATTACAAACATTGAAGACACCGCGCGCTATATTCCTGGTGTTCAGGTAAACGACACTGGTAACCGGTTTGGTAACGATGGCTTTAACATTCGTGGTCTTGAAGGCGACGCTGTTGCAGTAACCATTGACGGTATTGGTCAGGGTGAAACCCTTAACCCTGGTTCATTTGCAGCTTACGGTATGTTTGGCTCGAGTCGCGGTGAGGTAGAAGTTGAGCACGTAAAGGCTATCACTATTACCAAGGGACCTAGCGCGGTGGCACAAGGCTCAGGCTCATTGGCAGGCTCAGTCACGTATGTGACCAATGATGCCGCCGATTTCTTAGCAAGCACTGGCGACGACACAACCTTTAAACTTAAAACCGGGTTTGATGCGCGGTCTGACGAATGGCTTGTTCACGGCACTGTAGCCAATAGAACGAATAACCTAGAATCGTTAGTGCAATACACAATGCGCGATAGCAGCGAGACACAAGCGCATAGTAATGGCGATGCCATTGAGGGGGCAGGTCGCGGACAAGCAGATCCAATGGATTCACAATTGGACGCCGTGTTAATTAAACTGGCTTACAATTATTCAGACCACCAGCAATTCGGTTTGGTTTATGAAAACACCCAGCGCGATACCGACGGCATCCCTCTGTCAAGAGAAAGCAGCACCTATTTTAATTTTACTTCGCAAGACGAAAATAACCGCGAACGACTTGGTGCATTTTATAGTGCTGATAACGTGCAATCGGCATTAGCAGACAGTATCGATGTACGACTAAATTACCAAGAATTGTATACCGCTGGTGTAACCAACTTTTTGTTTGCCTCTGGCCCCACCGACCCTATTTTGCGCTCTGAAGACCGTAATTTTACCCAAGAACAAGTAAGCCTGAATGTCGATATCGCTAAGTCAATTAATGGTGATATTAATCATGAGATTATTTACGGCCTGAGCTATCAGCAAGTTGATGCCAGTGCACAAATGTACGACCGTCGCTATGCAGGCGCTACAGTAAGTGCAGGTATACTTGACGGCTACCCCATTCGCGACCAAAGCTTTGTACCTGAATCTGAAAAAACGGTATTTACCGCTTACCTTGCTGACACGGTTACGCTTAGCGATGTACTCACTGTAAATGCAGGCCTTAGATACGATACTACAGAATACACGCCAACTATTGACGATACATTCTCTGATCCAACAGGGCTAAGTATTGAAGATGCTGACTTTAGTGCTGTAGTCGGTGAACTCGGTGCAACCTACACCTTTGCGCCGGGCCATTCATTAAATGCGCGAATTGCGCAAGGCTATCAAGCCCCTACACTTCAAGACCTTTACTTTGGCACTAATTCGGGCGACGAAGCAGTAGATATTGTGACAGGTAACACGTTTATTGACCTTGACCGTATTGCAAATGGTGAGCTAGAAGCACAAGAGTCGATGAGTTATGAGCTTACCTACGTGGGTAATTTTGAAAATGGTAACGTGAGTGTGTCTGTATTTAGAACCGACTACACCAACATGATTCAAGATGAAACTTTCTCAAACCCTTATGATGCCGTACTTACCCAGCAGGTGTGCAGTCGCTTTGGTTGTTCCGTTGAAGTAAGCAGCGAAGATACCTTCACGCAACCTCAAAATACCGGAGAAATTACTGTTGACGGTATTGAAGTATCAGCCTCTTATGACTTCACAGCCAACTGGCGTGGGCAATTTGCTTACACCGCATTGAACGGCGAATACGACACAGCGTCGAGCTTTAATGATGCCGGTGATGATTTAGAAACCATTGCACCAGATACCGCCACCATGGCACTTTCGTATGTTTCTGACAACCGTGACTGGGGCGCTGAGTTGGTTGCCATTACCAGTAAGGGTGTTGATGAAACCTCGCAAACGAGCTTCACCTCACTTAACAATGGCGACGGCCCGGCATACTACCCAAGTGGTTACACCGTGTTTGATTTGATGGCGTTTTACGATATTACTGATAACTTGCGCTTTACCACTGCGATTTATAACTTAACCGACAAAGAGTATTACCGCTGGGAAGTCATGAACAACGTGCGTACAGGTACAGGCGGCTTTTTCTCTGGCGTTAGCGATAACGGCTATCAGCGTTTCTCTGAACCAGGTAGAAGCATAAGCGCCTACGTTACGTATCAGTTTTAA